The genomic window TGATGCAATCAGAAGAAGACCAGGTATATGTACGTAAGCAAATATTGAGATCAATCCAAGACTCCATGTATGTGTTGGAAGGCAAATGGAAAGTTTCAATTATCTCTTCTCTCTGTTGTTTTAATAAAAGACGATTTACTGATATTTCAAATGATATCACAGGAATTTCAAATAGGATGTTAAGTAAGGAACTCAAAGAACTTGAGACGAATAATATAGTAAAGAGAAGTATCCTGGATACGCGACCAGTAACAGTGCAGTATGAGCTTACAGAACATGGCAGAACCCTTCAACCGATCATGAAAAATCTTGCAGAATGGGGATTGCTGCATCGCAATGAAATTATTGGTAATAGGCCAAGCAACCTATAAATATAATAAGATTTGTAGTGTAAATCGTATTAAAACACAGATACTTAAACTTAAAAAAGTAAGTATAGATGAATTAAAGCTAATTAATATATAATAGGAACTAATGGATCTGATCAATTAGTCTCAAAAAACGATAATCACTTATCTTCTACATTATTAAAAATTTTTAATTTTAATGACTATACAATTGATTCTTTATTAAAGTCTAAATAACCAGTTATGATGCAGAAGGATAAATATTTATTAGAATTTATCAAAATAAAAAGTTCAAAATATAGCGACACATATATATGCAAAGGAAATTCAATTCCTGGTTCATATATATTAGGTAATCTTTTTACCACTTTATCTGATAGAGAACCACATTACTTGTTAGAGGAAATACACTTAGCAATGAATAATGGGCAATATGGGGAGTATTACTCTCCAGATGGAGCTATACACATCACAATTAAAATA from Chryseobacterium sp. SORGH_AS_0447 includes these protein-coding regions:
- a CDS encoding helix-turn-helix domain-containing protein, encoding MMQSEEDQVYVRKQILRSIQDSMYVLEGKWKVSIISSLCCFNKRRFTDISNDITGISNRMLSKELKELETNNIVKRSILDTRPVTVQYELTEHGRTLQPIMKNLAEWGLLHRNEIIGNRPSNL